A portion of the Thermosediminibacter oceani DSM 16646 genome contains these proteins:
- the rplQ gene encoding 50S ribosomal protein L17 codes for MRKLGRDSGHRKMMLRNMVTSLFKHGRIITTETRAKEVRSIAEKIITLGKKNDLAARRMVLAEVLDETTVKNIFEKIAPKYNDRNGGYTRIIKLGPRRGDSSPMVVLELV; via the coding sequence ATGAGAAAATTGGGCAGAGACAGCGGTCACAGGAAAATGATGCTCAGAAACATGGTAACATCACTATTTAAGCACGGCAGGATAATAACCACCGAGACCCGTGCCAAGGAAGTCCGCAGCATCGCTGAAAAAATAATAACTCTTGGCAAAAAGAACGATCTCGCTGCCCGGCGCATGGTGTTGGCCGAAGTGCTGGACGAGACTACTGTTAAGAACATTTTTGAAAAAATTGCTCCTAAATACAACGACAGGAACGGTGGCTATACCAGGATAATCAAGCTCGGTCCCAGGCGTGGAGATTCTTCTCCAATGGTAGTGCTGGAACTGGTATAA
- a CDS encoding energy-coupling factor transporter ATPase, with protein MAAEILAESVYYQYSQAKDLALKDVNLRIQKGEFVAIIGPNGSGKSTLAKLFNGLFLPTKGSVRVDGLDTRDRDNIWKIRQKAGMVFQNPDNQIVATLVEEDVAFGPENLGLPPEEIKKRVYEALKIVELVDFAQKAPHLLSGGQKQRVAIAGVLAMKPDYIILDEPTAMLDPVGRREVINTVKRLNREEGKTIVLITHFMEEAVQADRVIAMNRGQVVMEGTPREIFSRVEELKAIGLDVPQVTELAHRLKGRGLEVRGDILTIDEMVECLCPLL; from the coding sequence ATGGCCGCCGAAATTCTGGCTGAAAGCGTGTACTACCAATACTCGCAGGCCAAAGACCTGGCCCTGAAGGATGTAAACCTCAGGATTCAAAAGGGAGAATTTGTGGCTATAATCGGCCCCAACGGGTCGGGCAAATCCACGCTGGCCAAACTCTTCAACGGCCTTTTCCTGCCGACGAAGGGCAGCGTCCGCGTGGACGGCCTCGACACCCGGGACCGGGATAACATCTGGAAAATCCGTCAGAAGGCCGGCATGGTGTTTCAGAATCCCGACAACCAAATAGTGGCGACGCTCGTTGAAGAAGACGTGGCCTTCGGTCCGGAAAATCTGGGCCTGCCCCCAGAAGAGATAAAAAAGAGGGTCTATGAGGCTTTAAAAATAGTGGAGCTTGTCGATTTCGCTCAGAAAGCACCGCATCTTTTATCCGGCGGCCAGAAACAGAGGGTGGCCATTGCCGGCGTACTCGCCATGAAGCCCGATTACATCATCCTGGATGAGCCTACGGCCATGCTGGACCCCGTCGGCAGGCGGGAAGTTATTAATACCGTAAAGCGGCTGAACAGGGAAGAAGGTAAGACCATCGTGCTCATCACCCATTTCATGGAAGAAGCCGTACAGGCCGACAGGGTCATCGCCATGAACCGGGGCCAGGTGGTGATGGAGGGCACTCCCAGGGAGATTTTTTCCCGGGTGGAAGAACTGAAGGCTATTGGCCTTGACGTCCCTCAGGTCACCGAACTTGCCCACCGGCTTAAGGGCAGGGGGCTGGAAGTGAGGGGCGACATTTTAACGATAGATGAAATGGTGGAATGCCTATGCCCGTTGTTGTAA
- a CDS encoding energy-coupling factor transporter ATPase — translation MPVVVKNLTHIYMPGTPFESVALQDVNWTVQDGEFWGLIGHTGSGKSTLIQHLNGLLKPTSGEVIIDGVNINERGVNLREIRQKVGLVFQYPEHQLFEETVEKDVAFGPRNIGLPEEEIDRRVREAIELVGLNFSEIKDRSPFELSGGQMRRVAIAGVLAMKPKVLILDEPTVGLDPRGKDEILREIVQLRERQNITVILVSHSMEDIAKLVDKIAVMHRGRMVESGTPREIFKNYEGLSSIGLDIPQVTHLMLKLKNCGKDVSTEVLTVEEAEAEILEAARRKGRA, via the coding sequence ATGCCCGTTGTTGTAAAAAACCTCACGCACATATACATGCCCGGTACTCCTTTCGAATCGGTGGCCCTGCAGGACGTAAACTGGACTGTCCAGGATGGGGAATTCTGGGGGCTCATCGGACACACCGGGTCGGGCAAGTCAACCCTGATACAGCACCTTAACGGCCTTCTGAAACCCACCTCGGGAGAAGTGATAATAGACGGCGTCAATATAAACGAACGGGGAGTAAACCTCAGAGAGATCAGGCAGAAAGTGGGCCTGGTCTTCCAGTATCCGGAACACCAGCTTTTTGAAGAGACCGTAGAAAAGGATGTGGCTTTCGGGCCAAGGAACATAGGCCTGCCCGAGGAGGAAATCGACCGGAGGGTCAGGGAAGCCATCGAGCTGGTGGGCTTAAACTTTTCGGAAATAAAGGACCGCTCCCCCTTCGAGCTCAGCGGCGGCCAGATGCGGAGGGTTGCCATTGCAGGGGTTCTAGCGATGAAGCCCAAGGTGCTGATCCTTGACGAGCCCACCGTGGGTCTTGACCCCAGGGGCAAGGACGAGATCCTGCGGGAGATTGTGCAGCTAAGGGAAAGGCAGAACATTACCGTGATACTCGTATCTCACAGTATGGAGGACATCGCGAAGCTGGTGGATAAGATCGCTGTTATGCACCGGGGGCGGATGGTTGAAAGCGGCACACCGCGGGAAATATTCAAAAACTACGAAGGCCTTTCCTCGATCGGGCTTGACATACCCCAGGTCACCCACCTGATGCTGAAGCTGAAAAACTGTGGAAAGGACGTCTCTACCGAAGTGCTGACCGTCGAGGAAGCCGAGGCGGAGATTTTAGAGGCAGCGAGGAGGAAGGGCCGTGCGTGA